In Grus americana isolate bGruAme1 chromosome 4, bGruAme1.mat, whole genome shotgun sequence, one genomic interval encodes:
- the DRD5 gene encoding D(1B) dopamine receptor — protein sequence MLRGGRSPLLPEVGTPGGTRGPAAAPGAAQVAAGSLLALLILWTLFGNVLVCAAIVRYRHLRSKVTNIFIVSLAVSDLLVALLVMPWKAVAEVAGYWPFGAFCNVWVAFDIMCSTASILNLCVISVDRYWAISSPFRYERKMTQRLALVMISVAWALSVLISFIPVQLNWHKGGDVVAAGDIGDGFGTGWAAAGAVTTWAEDMGTTWVALAAMRPSDGTSGSNDTLAGPSESCDSSLNRTYAISSSLISFYIPVAIMIVTYTRIYRIAQVQIRRISSLERAAEHAQSCRSSHVDCHHHTSLKSSIRKETKVLKTLSVIMGVFVCCWLPFFILNCMVPFCESPPSDPHAGLPCVSETTFNIFVWFGWANSSLNPIIYAFNADFRKVFSSLLGCGQFCSSTPVETVNISNELISYNQDTLFHKEIVTAYVNMIPNVVDCEENREDPFDRMSQISPDHEIATDSVCELDCEGEISLGKITPFTSNGLH from the coding sequence ATGCTGCGGGGCGGCCGGAGCCCGCTGCTGCCGGAGGTGGGGACCCCCGGCGGGACGCGGGGACCGGCGGCCGCCCCCGGGGCGGCGCAGGTGGCGGCGGGCAGCCTGCTGGCTCTGCTCATTCTCTGGACGCTCTTTGGGAACGTGCTGGTGTGCGCGGCCATCGTCCGCTACCGACACCTGAGGAGCAAGGTCACCAACATCTTCATCGTGTCCCTGGCTGTCTCGGACCTGCTGGTGGCTCTGCTAGTCATGCCCTGGAAGGCAGTGGCTGAGGTGGCCGGGTACTGGCCGTTTGGGGCTTTCTGCAATGTCTGGGTGGCCTTCGACATCATGTGCTCCACGGCCTCCATCCTGAACCTGTGTGTGATAAGTGTGGACAGATACTGGGCTATATCCAGCCCTTTCCGCTATGAGAGGAAGATGACCCAACGGTTGGCTCTGGTGATGATCAGCGTGGCGTGGGCTTTGTCTGTGCTCATCTCCTTCATCCCTGTCCAGCTCAACTGGCACAAAGGTGGGGATGTTGTTGCTGCTGGTGATATTGGAGATGGATTTGGCactggctgggcagcagcgggTGCTGTCACCACCTGGGCAGAAGACATGGGCACCACGTGGGTGGCATTGGCAGCAATGAGACCCTCTGATGGGACCTCTGGCAGCAATGATACCCTCGCTGGACCATCAGAGAGCTGTGACTCCAGCCTCAACAGGACTTACGCCATTTCCTCGTCCTTGATCAGTTTTTATATCCCGGTGGCTATCATGATAGTTACCTACACTCGAATCTACCGCATTGCCCAGGTGCAGATTCGTCGGATCTCTTCCCTGGAGAGGGCAGCTGAGCATGCGCAGAGCTGCCGGAGCAGCCACGTTGACTGCCACCATCACACAAGCCTCAAGTCCTCCATCAGGAAAGAGACCAAGGTGTTGAAGACCCTCTCCGTCATAATGGGTGTCTTTGTCTGCTGCTGGTTGCCGTTCTTCATCTTGAACTGCATGGTTCCCTTCTGTGAGAGCCCACCCAGTGACCCCCACGCTGGCCTTCCCTGCGTCAGTGAGACCACCTTTAATATCTTCGTCTGGTTTGGTTGGGCCAACTCCTCTCTCAACCCCATCATCTATGCCTTCAATGCTGACTTTAGAAAGGTCTTCTCCAGCCTCCTGGGATGTGGGCAGTTTTGCTCTAGCACTCCAGTGGAGACTGTTAATATAAGCAATGAGCTTATCTCTTACAACCAGGACACCCTTTTCCATAAGGAGATAGTTACTGCTTATGTTAACATGATCCCAAATGTGGTTGACTGTGAGGAAAATCGCGAGGACCCTTTTGATAGGATGTCCCAGATCTCCCCTGACCATGAGATTGCCACCGACTCTGTCTGTGAGCTGGACTGTGAGGGGGAGATTTCACTAGGAAAGATAACACCTTTCACTTCAAATGGTTTACATTAA